In a genomic window of Cygnus atratus isolate AKBS03 ecotype Queensland, Australia chromosome 23, CAtr_DNAZoo_HiC_assembly, whole genome shotgun sequence:
- the TRNAU1AP gene encoding tRNA selenocysteine 1-associated protein 1 isoform X2 yields the protein MDENFVSRAFATMGELVLSVKIIRNRLTGIPAGYCFVEFADLATAEKCLHKINGKPLPGATPAKRFKLNYATYGKQPDNSPEYSLFVGDLTPDVDDGMLYEFFVKVYPSCRGGKVVLDQAGVSKCIALKECLEVSCPTSHSEQGCCQHKIRGYGFVKFTDELEQKRALTECQGAVGLGSKPVRLSVAIPKANRVKPMEYNQMYSYNYNQYYQQYHNYYAQWGYDQNTGSYSYSYPQYGYTQSTMQSYEEVGEDALEDPTPQLDVHEANKQFMEQSEELYDALMDCHWQPLDTVSSEIPAML from the exons ATGGATGAAAACTTTGTTTCAAGAGCCTTTGCCACCATGGGAGAGCTTGTACTGAGTGTAAAAATCATTCGAAACAGGTTGACAGG AATTCCAGCAGGCTATTGCTTTGTAGAATTTGCAGATCTAGCTACTGCAGAGAAGTGTTTACACAAAATCAATGGAAAACCGCTTCCTGGTGCTACACCG GCAAAGCGATTTAAATTGAATTATGCAACGTATGGAAAACAGCCCGATAACAG tCCAGAATATTCCCTTTTCGTGGGAGATCTGACCCCTGATGTGGATGATGGCATGTTATATGAGTTTTTTGTTAAAGTTTATCCATCGTGTAGAGGTGGAAAAGTTGTTTTGGACCAGGCAGGAGTATCCAA ATGCATTGCTCTGAAGGAATGTCTGGAGGTGTCTTGTCCAACTTCCCActctgagcagggctgctgccaaCACAAGATCAG AGGTTACGGGTTTGTGAAATTCACGGATGAACTGGAACAGAAAAGAGCGCTGACAGAGTGTCAAGGAGCCGTGGGGTTGGGCTCTAAACCTGTACGCTTGAGTGTGGCTATACCAAAAGC taatcGTGTGAAACCAATGGAGTACAATCAGATGTACAGCTATAATTATAACCAATATTACCAACAATATCACAACTACTACGCCCAGTGGGGCTACGACCAGAACACGGGCAGTTACAGCTACAGCTACCCCCAGTACGGCTACACGCAGAGCACAATGCAG tcATATGAAGAAGTTGGTGAGGATGCATTGGAAG acCCGACGCCTCAGTTGGACGTCCATGAAGCAAATAAACAGTTTATGGAACAGAGCGAAGAGCTCTACGATGCCTTGATGGACTGTCATTGGCAGCCTTTGGACACTGTCTCGTCAGAGATTCCAGCTATGTTATAG
- the TRNAU1AP gene encoding tRNA selenocysteine 1-associated protein 1 isoform X1: MAASLWMGDLEPYMDENFVSRAFATMGELVLSVKIIRNRLTGIPAGYCFVEFADLATAEKCLHKINGKPLPGATPAKRFKLNYATYGKQPDNSPEYSLFVGDLTPDVDDGMLYEFFVKVYPSCRGGKVVLDQAGVSKCIALKECLEVSCPTSHSEQGCCQHKIRGYGFVKFTDELEQKRALTECQGAVGLGSKPVRLSVAIPKANRVKPMEYNQMYSYNYNQYYQQYHNYYAQWGYDQNTGSYSYSYPQYGYTQSTMQSYEEVGEDALEDPTPQLDVHEANKQFMEQSEELYDALMDCHWQPLDTVSSEIPAML, from the exons ATGGCCGCCAGCCTGTGGATGGGGGAC ctGGAGCCGTATATGGATGAAAACTTTGTTTCAAGAGCCTTTGCCACCATGGGAGAGCTTGTACTGAGTGTAAAAATCATTCGAAACAGGTTGACAGG AATTCCAGCAGGCTATTGCTTTGTAGAATTTGCAGATCTAGCTACTGCAGAGAAGTGTTTACACAAAATCAATGGAAAACCGCTTCCTGGTGCTACACCG GCAAAGCGATTTAAATTGAATTATGCAACGTATGGAAAACAGCCCGATAACAG tCCAGAATATTCCCTTTTCGTGGGAGATCTGACCCCTGATGTGGATGATGGCATGTTATATGAGTTTTTTGTTAAAGTTTATCCATCGTGTAGAGGTGGAAAAGTTGTTTTGGACCAGGCAGGAGTATCCAA ATGCATTGCTCTGAAGGAATGTCTGGAGGTGTCTTGTCCAACTTCCCActctgagcagggctgctgccaaCACAAGATCAG AGGTTACGGGTTTGTGAAATTCACGGATGAACTGGAACAGAAAAGAGCGCTGACAGAGTGTCAAGGAGCCGTGGGGTTGGGCTCTAAACCTGTACGCTTGAGTGTGGCTATACCAAAAGC taatcGTGTGAAACCAATGGAGTACAATCAGATGTACAGCTATAATTATAACCAATATTACCAACAATATCACAACTACTACGCCCAGTGGGGCTACGACCAGAACACGGGCAGTTACAGCTACAGCTACCCCCAGTACGGCTACACGCAGAGCACAATGCAG tcATATGAAGAAGTTGGTGAGGATGCATTGGAAG acCCGACGCCTCAGTTGGACGTCCATGAAGCAAATAAACAGTTTATGGAACAGAGCGAAGAGCTCTACGATGCCTTGATGGACTGTCATTGGCAGCCTTTGGACACTGTCTCGTCAGAGATTCCAGCTATGTTATAG
- the TRNAU1AP gene encoding tRNA selenocysteine 1-associated protein 1 isoform X3, whose product MAASLWMGDLEPYMDENFVSRAFATMGELVLSVKIIRNRLTGIPAGYCFVEFADLATAEKCLHKINGKPLPGATPAKRFKLNYATYGKQPDNSPEYSLFVGDLTPDVDDGMLYEFFVKVYPSCRGGKVVLDQAGVSKGYGFVKFTDELEQKRALTECQGAVGLGSKPVRLSVAIPKANRVKPMEYNQMYSYNYNQYYQQYHNYYAQWGYDQNTGSYSYSYPQYGYTQSTMQSYEEVGEDALEDPTPQLDVHEANKQFMEQSEELYDALMDCHWQPLDTVSSEIPAML is encoded by the exons ATGGCCGCCAGCCTGTGGATGGGGGAC ctGGAGCCGTATATGGATGAAAACTTTGTTTCAAGAGCCTTTGCCACCATGGGAGAGCTTGTACTGAGTGTAAAAATCATTCGAAACAGGTTGACAGG AATTCCAGCAGGCTATTGCTTTGTAGAATTTGCAGATCTAGCTACTGCAGAGAAGTGTTTACACAAAATCAATGGAAAACCGCTTCCTGGTGCTACACCG GCAAAGCGATTTAAATTGAATTATGCAACGTATGGAAAACAGCCCGATAACAG tCCAGAATATTCCCTTTTCGTGGGAGATCTGACCCCTGATGTGGATGATGGCATGTTATATGAGTTTTTTGTTAAAGTTTATCCATCGTGTAGAGGTGGAAAAGTTGTTTTGGACCAGGCAGGAGTATCCAA AGGTTACGGGTTTGTGAAATTCACGGATGAACTGGAACAGAAAAGAGCGCTGACAGAGTGTCAAGGAGCCGTGGGGTTGGGCTCTAAACCTGTACGCTTGAGTGTGGCTATACCAAAAGC taatcGTGTGAAACCAATGGAGTACAATCAGATGTACAGCTATAATTATAACCAATATTACCAACAATATCACAACTACTACGCCCAGTGGGGCTACGACCAGAACACGGGCAGTTACAGCTACAGCTACCCCCAGTACGGCTACACGCAGAGCACAATGCAG tcATATGAAGAAGTTGGTGAGGATGCATTGGAAG acCCGACGCCTCAGTTGGACGTCCATGAAGCAAATAAACAGTTTATGGAACAGAGCGAAGAGCTCTACGATGCCTTGATGGACTGTCATTGGCAGCCTTTGGACACTGTCTCGTCAGAGATTCCAGCTATGTTATAG